The Vigna unguiculata cultivar IT97K-499-35 chromosome 6, ASM411807v1, whole genome shotgun sequence genome contains a region encoding:
- the LOC114188722 gene encoding peroxidase E5-like yields MRGFHGTVTALCCVVVVLGVFPLSLDAQAQQLDPSFYRNTCPRVHSIVREVVRNVSKKDPRMLASLIRLHFHDCFVQGCDASVLLNNTATIVSEQQALPNNNSLRGLDVVNDIKTAVENACPGVVSCADILTLASEISSVLGGGPDWKVPLGRRDSLTANRTLANENLPAPFFNLTRLKDAFRKQGLDTTDLVALSGAHTFGRAHCSFILDRLYNFSGTGRPDPTLDTTYLQQLRSQCPQGGPNNLVNFDPTTPDTIDKAYYSNLVVKKGLLQSDQELFSTPGADTIPIVTRFNSDQKVFFDAFEASMIKMGNIGVLTGKQGEIRKHCNFVNTKSVELDTVVSGESSEDGLVSSF; encoded by the exons atgagggGTTTTCATGGTACAGTGACAGCTCTGTGTTGTGTAGTGGTTGTGCTCGGAGTGTTTCCACTCTCTCTAGATGCACAAGCACAACAACTTGATCCTTCGTTTTACAGAAACACATGTCCCAGGGTTCACTCCATTGTTCGTGAAGTCGTGAGAAACGTTTCGAAGAAGGATCCTCGCATGCTCGCCAGTCTCATTAGACTTCACTTTCATGACTGCTTTGTTCAA GGGTGTGATGCCTCGGTTTTACTGAACAACACTGCTACAATAGTGAGTGAGCAGCAAGCTCTGCCGAACAACAACTCACTAAGAGGTTTGGATGTTGTGAATGATATCAAGACAGCAGTGGAAAATGCTTGCCCCGGCGTGGTTTCTTGTGCAGACATTCTTACTCTTGCATCTGAAATTTCTTCAGTtctg gGAGGTGGTCCTGACTGGAAAGTTCCGTTGGGAAGAAGAGATAGTTTAACAGCAAACCGAACACTTGCCAATGAAAACCTTCCAGCTCCTTTCTTCAACCTAACCCGACTCAAAGATGCATTTAGAAAACAAGGCCTTGACACTACTGATCTGGTTGCACTCTCAG GTGCTCATACATTTGGCAGAGCTCACTGTTCGTTCATTCTTGACCGATTGTACAACTTCAGTGGTACTGGGAGACCCGACCCAACTCTGGACACAACTTATTTGCAACAATTGCGGTCACAGTGCCCCCAAGGTGGACCGAACAACCTTGTAAATTTTGACCCGACAACTCCTGATACAATCGACAAGGCCTACTACTCTAATCTTGTGGTTAAAAAGGGTTTGCTTCAGAGTGATCAAGAGTTGTTCTCGACGCCCGGCGCTGATACCATTCCCATTGTCACCAGGTTCAATAGCGATCAAAAGGTTTTCTTTGACGCGTTTGAGGCTTCAATGATTAAGATGGGTAACATTGGTGTGCTCACTGGGAAGCAAGGAGAAATCAGAAAGCATTGTAATTTTGTTAACACGAAATCTGTCGAACTTGATACTGTGGTCTCTGGGGAATCTTCTGAAGACGGTTTGGTTAGCTCTTTCTAA